In Arthrobacter sp. StoSoilB5, one genomic interval encodes:
- a CDS encoding MarP family serine protease, whose amino-acid sequence MFGLTILDLALILMLLSYLIYGLRNGFLVTLGGIAGFVVGAIAAFVAVPLVSGWVSDSGWRLTATVGAAVVLIALGHGLGTMIGRKVRHAVRIKPLHAADRLIGGVVSVVVSALVMSMLAFSISSLGVPFVSQQLAESRVIRYIDSLTPTPVKTTMAQLRSTVIGDGIPKLIEGFGPATPVPVPNESTDTPALNQAAESVLKIAGTAFECGQNQTGSGFVVSPGRVVTNAHVVAGVSQPVVEIPDGGALPGRVVYFDSQRDIAVLAVDGLSSAPLPLSTDLAAGSPAAFAGYPHGGPFQSKPATVQGISTILVPDIYGSNPSPELVYKLAGDVQPGNSGGPLLTMQGQVAGLIFAKTTTDAALGFALTMEDIQPVAAQAPGLSAPVSPGQCTRK is encoded by the coding sequence GTGTTTGGCTTGACCATTTTGGATTTGGCATTGATCTTGATGCTGCTGTCCTACCTGATCTATGGCCTCCGCAATGGCTTCCTGGTGACACTCGGCGGAATTGCCGGTTTTGTGGTTGGTGCGATTGCTGCTTTTGTAGCAGTTCCGCTCGTGAGCGGCTGGGTGAGCGATAGCGGCTGGAGGCTGACCGCCACGGTGGGTGCCGCCGTCGTACTCATTGCTTTAGGCCACGGGCTGGGAACCATGATCGGGCGAAAAGTCCGCCATGCTGTGCGGATCAAGCCGTTGCACGCCGCTGACCGGTTGATTGGTGGCGTTGTCAGCGTGGTGGTTTCGGCGCTGGTGATGTCCATGCTGGCGTTCAGTATCAGTTCGCTGGGCGTGCCGTTCGTCTCGCAGCAGCTGGCTGAATCACGGGTCATTCGATACATCGATTCCTTGACTCCTACGCCGGTCAAAACCACTATGGCCCAGTTGCGATCTACGGTGATTGGCGACGGTATTCCCAAGTTGATTGAAGGCTTCGGCCCAGCGACGCCGGTTCCGGTTCCCAACGAGTCCACTGACACTCCAGCCCTGAACCAGGCTGCCGAGTCCGTACTGAAGATCGCGGGCACGGCCTTTGAATGCGGCCAGAACCAGACGGGTTCCGGATTTGTGGTCTCGCCCGGGCGCGTCGTGACCAATGCGCACGTTGTTGCGGGCGTGTCGCAACCGGTGGTGGAAATTCCCGACGGCGGCGCGTTGCCGGGTCGGGTGGTCTACTTCGACTCCCAGCGGGATATCGCGGTTTTGGCCGTGGACGGACTTTCATCCGCTCCGCTTCCCTTGAGCACCGACCTGGCCGCTGGCAGCCCTGCAGCCTTTGCGGGCTACCCGCACGGTGGTCCGTTCCAGTCCAAACCGGCAACTGTCCAAGGGATTTCGACCATCCTTGTTCCTGATATTTATGGCAGCAATCCTTCCCCGGAATTGGTCTACAAGCTCGCAGGCGACGTCCAACCGGGCAATTCCGGTGGACCACTGCTCACCATGCAAGGGCAGGTAGCCGGTTTGATCTTTGCCAAGACCACCACCGATGCTGCACTTGGCTTTGCACTCACCATGGAGGACATCCAGCCCGTTGCTGCCCAAGCTCCGGGACTTAGCGCTCCGGTTTCGCCCGGGCAGTGCACCCGAAAGTAA
- a CDS encoding Crp/Fnr family transcriptional regulator, with translation MDIEVLRRAPLFATLDDDAFRLLTDELTEVDLSRGASVFREGDQGDQLYFIVSGKVKLGRTSPDGRESLLAILGPGELFGEMALFDPSPRTATATAVSETRLAGLKNESLNALLRTRPEVSAQLLQALARRLRRTNDSLSDLVFSDVPGRVAKALLDLADRFGRPATDGVLVAHELTQEELAQLVGASRETVNKALAEFVQRGWLRLEARAVVILDMQRLRQRSR, from the coding sequence ATGGACATCGAGGTATTGCGCCGCGCACCCCTCTTCGCCACCCTTGACGACGACGCATTCCGCTTGCTGACGGACGAACTCACCGAGGTGGACCTCTCACGTGGGGCATCAGTGTTCCGCGAAGGCGACCAGGGTGACCAGCTTTACTTCATCGTTTCCGGCAAGGTAAAGCTCGGCCGCACCTCCCCCGATGGCCGCGAGTCCCTGTTGGCCATCCTCGGCCCGGGAGAACTCTTCGGCGAAATGGCGTTGTTCGACCCCAGCCCCCGCACCGCCACGGCCACCGCCGTCTCGGAAACGCGCCTGGCCGGACTGAAGAACGAAAGCCTCAACGCGCTGCTCCGCACACGTCCCGAGGTTTCCGCGCAGCTGCTGCAGGCCCTCGCCCGCCGGCTCCGCCGCACGAACGATTCGCTCTCCGACCTCGTCTTCTCGGACGTCCCGGGCCGCGTTGCCAAGGCACTCCTGGATCTGGCTGACCGCTTTGGCCGTCCGGCCACCGACGGAGTCCTGGTTGCCCATGAACTTACCCAGGAAGAGCTGGCCCAGCTGGTTGGCGCTTCCCGCGAAACCGTCAACAAGGCACTGGCCGAGTTCGTCCAGCGCGGTTGGCTGCGCCTGGAAGCTCGCGCCGTCGTCATTCTCGACATGCAGCGCCTACGCCAGCGTTCGCGCTGA
- a CDS encoding NUDIX hydrolase: protein MPQLARRLFALPPALEGAARNWLELGERTPRAARYASSVVLLRDSPTGLETWLGYRPGSSPLGVVAFPGGSLDPSDDDPVGWLGPSPQYWAEHLGTDDVGLARRHVVGAIRELFEETGVLLAGPDASSTVEANSTVEWMKAREAVSSQEKSFSEVLAKRGLSLRTDLLKPLVNWLSPDFAHTRFNTRYFAATVPVNQQPSILGSKGVWGRWVCAAEAIALRDTTALGDEIAQENTVGLTLGQLLVPGSEIMLEKMAHANGCIAYLSYKRKAHVYQPNLVDEGGVLMLEVEAARTVAGEPQRER, encoded by the coding sequence TTGCCGCAGCTTGCCCGCCGCCTGTTCGCACTCCCTCCGGCACTCGAAGGGGCGGCACGAAACTGGCTTGAGCTCGGCGAGCGGACCCCCAGGGCCGCCCGCTACGCATCATCGGTTGTCCTCTTGCGGGACTCACCCACCGGCCTGGAGACCTGGCTTGGTTACAGGCCAGGCTCCTCGCCGCTGGGTGTCGTTGCGTTCCCCGGTGGGTCCCTGGACCCGTCCGACGACGACCCCGTCGGTTGGTTGGGTCCCTCACCGCAGTATTGGGCCGAGCACTTGGGAACGGACGACGTCGGACTCGCCCGCCGTCACGTGGTGGGCGCCATCCGCGAACTCTTCGAGGAAACCGGCGTCCTCCTTGCCGGCCCCGACGCTTCCTCTACGGTGGAGGCCAACTCCACGGTGGAGTGGATGAAAGCCCGGGAAGCTGTGTCCAGCCAGGAGAAGTCCTTCAGCGAAGTGCTCGCCAAGCGTGGCCTTTCACTGCGCACGGACCTCCTGAAGCCCCTGGTCAACTGGCTTAGCCCCGACTTCGCGCACACCCGTTTCAACACCCGCTATTTCGCCGCTACCGTCCCGGTGAACCAGCAGCCCAGCATCCTGGGCAGCAAGGGGGTCTGGGGTCGCTGGGTGTGCGCCGCGGAAGCCATCGCCCTCCGCGATACCACGGCCCTCGGCGACGAAATAGCCCAGGAAAACACCGTCGGACTCACCCTCGGCCAACTTCTGGTCCCCGGGTCCGAAATCATGCTCGAAAAAATGGCCCATGCCAACGGCTGCATCGCCTACCTGAGCTACAAGCGCAAGGCCCACGTGTACCAACCCAACCTGGTAGACGAAGGCGGAGTGCTGATGCTCGAGGTCGAAGCCGCCAGAACCGTAGCCGGAGAACCGCAGCGGGAGCGCTAG
- a CDS encoding RidA family protein has product MTTPAETTSAAESGAPTSAVEQRLAELGLTLPEVAVPVADYVPAIVSGNYVYTSGQLPFIKGKLEATGKVSLGELGASDEPTVDPEDAKRYAAICAINALAAVKSVIGDLDRITRIVKVVGFVASEPTFTGQPGVINGASELLGQVLGDAGKHARSAVGVSVLPLDSPVEVELIAEFS; this is encoded by the coding sequence ATGACAACCCCCGCAGAAACCACGTCTGCCGCGGAATCCGGCGCTCCGACGTCGGCTGTTGAGCAGCGTCTCGCCGAGCTCGGCTTGACCCTTCCAGAGGTCGCCGTACCTGTTGCCGACTACGTGCCGGCCATCGTCTCCGGCAACTACGTTTACACGTCCGGCCAGCTGCCCTTTATTAAGGGCAAACTCGAAGCTACGGGCAAGGTCTCCCTCGGCGAGCTGGGTGCCTCCGACGAGCCCACCGTCGATCCCGAGGACGCCAAGCGTTACGCCGCTATTTGTGCGATCAACGCCCTCGCCGCCGTCAAGAGCGTCATCGGCGACCTCGACCGCATCACCCGCATCGTCAAGGTAGTGGGCTTTGTTGCATCCGAGCCCACTTTTACCGGCCAGCCCGGAGTCATCAATGGTGCCTCCGAACTCCTGGGCCAGGTATTGGGCGACGCCGGCAAGCATGCACGCTCCGCCGTCGGCGTTTCCGTCTTGCCACTCGACTCTCCCGTCGAAGTCGAGCTCATCGCTGAATTCAGCTAA
- a CDS encoding DUF4177 domain-containing protein, which translates to MTKWEYATIPLIIHATKQILDQWGEDGWELVQVVGGPDGKGLVAYLKREKQ; encoded by the coding sequence ATGACCAAATGGGAGTACGCCACGATTCCGCTCATTATCCACGCCACGAAGCAGATCCTGGACCAGTGGGGCGAGGACGGTTGGGAGCTTGTCCAGGTCGTCGGTGGACCCGATGGCAAAGGCCTTGTTGCATACCTGAAGAGGGAGAAGCAGTAA
- a CDS encoding transglycosylase domain-containing protein: protein MVTRKNPIFDTATTLGKILGFLGVSAICGVLVAGLLVPAAAVSGSAASGSIQFFDTLPAELQVDPPSQNTTILAKDGTPIASIYAENRTKVPLDQMSPFIKDAVIAIEDSRFYEHGGIDTTGIMRAIVSTARGNKQGASTITQQYVNNVINESLVASGKDEDVKLNGLNKGVGDKLREMKLAIALEKKFSKEQILEGYLNIVFFNRDAYGIEAASKFFFSTSAKDLTLPQAALLAGLVNSPSAFDPITNPDNSKKRRDLVLAAMVNQHKITRAEYDEAVATPVTTKVTPARQGCAYATMAPYFCDYVLHLLLNNPAYGETSDEREKRVMRGGLTIRTTLDPTAQTVAQQQVDGTAGANPDKWGASIVSVQPGTGQIVSMAQNTVWLPQEGKFDQTQNFNVDVLDAEGNDLNGIGGFQPGSTMKPFTFAEWLNEGKSMNTTINASVRRYPQNFRWRNTCPAPTVGWYDATNGTFDLQNSDEGYYRNMTVLYGLMNSINTATFASASQLDLCGIQGIVDATGIHGGLPARDDAGKITDPNPKVPMTTLGNLIGSTQTAPLTMASAFATFAADGKYCEPIAITSVKDQSGADLPAQSSNCKDAVKPEVARGVAYAMQEVLNAGSGSLIRPALSTRNNFPVAAKTGTNDTNGSTWVVGYTTGLATASWFGDPLGDQKRPGRNLTVNGKFYQSIDGYMIAGPQFTNYMLSVAPAYGTNPFQQPPSNLLGAPAPQRSTAPAPTQNNPAPSPAPTGNGGNTGNGNGNGPGKD from the coding sequence ATGGTGACTCGCAAGAACCCCATATTCGACACTGCCACCACCCTCGGAAAGATTTTAGGTTTCCTTGGCGTGAGCGCGATTTGTGGCGTCCTGGTGGCGGGCCTTTTGGTCCCCGCAGCCGCCGTTTCGGGCAGTGCCGCAAGTGGTTCAATCCAGTTCTTTGACACTCTGCCGGCAGAGCTGCAGGTGGACCCGCCGAGCCAGAACACAACGATTCTGGCGAAGGACGGTACACCGATTGCATCGATCTACGCTGAGAACCGGACCAAGGTTCCGCTGGATCAAATGAGCCCGTTCATCAAGGACGCTGTCATCGCTATCGAGGACAGCCGTTTTTATGAACACGGCGGCATCGACACCACCGGCATCATGCGAGCCATCGTGAGCACCGCCCGCGGCAACAAGCAGGGCGCTTCCACCATTACGCAGCAATACGTTAACAACGTCATCAACGAATCGCTGGTGGCATCCGGCAAGGACGAAGACGTCAAGCTGAACGGCCTGAACAAGGGTGTCGGCGATAAGCTCCGCGAGATGAAGTTGGCTATCGCCCTGGAGAAGAAGTTCTCCAAGGAGCAGATCCTTGAGGGCTACCTCAACATCGTCTTCTTCAACCGTGACGCCTACGGCATTGAAGCTGCCTCCAAGTTCTTCTTCAGCACTTCTGCCAAGGATCTGACACTTCCGCAGGCAGCCTTGCTGGCCGGTTTGGTGAACAGCCCGTCCGCCTTCGATCCGATCACCAACCCGGATAACTCGAAGAAGCGCCGCGACCTTGTGCTGGCCGCCATGGTCAACCAGCACAAGATCACCCGGGCCGAGTACGACGAAGCGGTGGCCACGCCTGTCACCACCAAGGTCACCCCCGCACGCCAGGGTTGCGCGTACGCCACCATGGCTCCATATTTCTGCGACTACGTGCTCCACTTGCTCTTGAACAACCCGGCGTATGGCGAGACCTCCGACGAACGCGAGAAGCGCGTCATGCGTGGCGGCCTTACCATCCGGACCACCCTCGATCCCACCGCGCAGACCGTTGCCCAGCAGCAGGTTGACGGGACAGCGGGCGCCAATCCGGACAAGTGGGGTGCCTCGATCGTCTCGGTCCAGCCGGGCACCGGCCAGATCGTAAGCATGGCCCAGAACACTGTTTGGCTCCCTCAAGAGGGCAAGTTCGATCAGACCCAGAACTTCAATGTGGACGTGCTCGATGCCGAGGGCAACGACCTCAACGGCATTGGTGGCTTCCAGCCCGGCTCTACGATGAAGCCGTTTACGTTCGCTGAATGGCTGAACGAGGGCAAGTCAATGAATACGACCATCAACGCTTCGGTCCGTAGGTACCCCCAGAACTTCCGGTGGAGAAACACCTGTCCTGCCCCCACTGTTGGCTGGTATGACGCCACCAACGGCACTTTCGACCTGCAGAACTCCGACGAGGGTTACTACAGAAACATGACGGTCCTCTACGGCCTCATGAACTCCATCAACACAGCCACCTTTGCTTCGGCTTCCCAGCTGGACCTGTGTGGCATCCAGGGCATTGTTGATGCCACGGGCATCCATGGGGGCCTGCCCGCGCGGGATGATGCCGGCAAGATTACGGATCCCAATCCGAAGGTGCCCATGACCACTCTGGGTAACCTCATTGGTTCCACCCAGACTGCGCCCCTCACCATGGCCAGCGCCTTCGCCACGTTCGCTGCCGATGGCAAGTACTGCGAGCCAATCGCCATCACCTCGGTAAAGGACCAGTCGGGTGCCGATCTCCCGGCGCAATCGTCCAACTGCAAGGATGCCGTCAAACCTGAAGTTGCCCGGGGCGTGGCGTATGCCATGCAGGAAGTCTTGAACGCCGGTTCGGGTTCACTGATCCGGCCGGCTCTTTCCACCCGAAACAACTTCCCGGTAGCCGCCAAGACCGGTACCAACGACACCAACGGTTCCACCTGGGTCGTCGGCTACACCACCGGGTTGGCAACGGCTTCCTGGTTCGGTGACCCCCTGGGCGACCAGAAGCGTCCCGGACGTAACCTGACCGTCAACGGCAAGTTCTACCAGTCCATCGACGGTTACATGATTGCTGGTCCGCAGTTCACCAACTACATGCTGTCCGTAGCCCCTGCATATGGAACCAACCCGTTCCAGCAGCCGCCGTCCAACCTCCTCGGAGCCCCTGCTCCACAGCGCAGTACGGCGCCAGCACCCACGCAGAACAATCCCGCCCCCTCGCCTGCCCCTACCGGCAACGGTGGCAATACCGGGAATGGCAACGGCAACGGCCCTGGCAAGGATTAG
- a CDS encoding metallophosphoesterase: MTFGDSLANRVRTIGRGFAVTTALGATAGAAAAAYGWWEKDQFEVRHETLPILPEGSEPFRVLHLSDIHFVPGQDKKTQWLQSLVDLKPDLVVNTGDNLSHAQAVDPLITALRPLMEFPGVFVPGSNDYYAPRIKNPAGYFRGPSKLRTDPIKLDWPRLRSAFGMGGWIDLTNRAQSVVLNGLRFDFSGVDDPHLKRERYAGWPRGTVNQDARPHLRVAVIHAPYQRVLDHFTEAEADLILAGHTHGGQICIPGYGALVSNCDLPTWRAKGLHDWESDGFTTPVNVSGGIGTSRYAPVRIACRPEAVLLTLTARS; this comes from the coding sequence GTGACCTTCGGTGATTCCCTGGCAAACCGCGTCCGCACTATCGGGCGCGGTTTCGCCGTCACTACGGCCCTCGGTGCCACTGCCGGCGCGGCAGCTGCTGCATACGGTTGGTGGGAAAAGGACCAGTTCGAAGTCCGCCATGAGACTCTCCCCATCCTCCCCGAAGGTTCGGAGCCGTTCCGCGTACTGCACCTGAGCGATATCCATTTCGTTCCGGGACAGGACAAGAAAACCCAGTGGCTGCAGTCTTTAGTCGATTTGAAGCCCGATCTTGTGGTCAACACAGGCGACAACCTCAGCCACGCACAGGCCGTCGATCCGCTGATTACCGCGCTCCGGCCCCTCATGGAATTTCCCGGCGTCTTCGTCCCGGGCTCCAACGACTACTACGCGCCCAGAATCAAGAACCCTGCCGGCTACTTCCGCGGACCGTCGAAGCTCAGGACCGACCCGATCAAGCTCGACTGGCCCAGGTTGCGGTCTGCGTTCGGCATGGGAGGCTGGATCGACCTCACAAACCGCGCCCAGTCGGTGGTGCTGAATGGCCTGCGTTTCGATTTCTCGGGCGTCGATGATCCCCACTTGAAGCGCGAACGTTATGCCGGTTGGCCCCGTGGCACCGTGAACCAGGATGCCCGTCCGCACCTCAGGGTCGCCGTTATCCATGCGCCGTACCAGCGCGTGCTGGACCACTTCACCGAAGCCGAGGCCGATCTGATCCTCGCCGGACATACCCACGGCGGCCAGATTTGCATCCCTGGTTACGGCGCTCTCGTCTCCAATTGCGATCTCCCGACGTGGCGGGCCAAGGGCCTCCACGATTGGGAAAGCGACGGATTCACGACGCCGGTGAACGTCTCAGGCGGCATTGGCACCTCGCGCTACGCCCCAGTTCGGATCGCTTGCCGCCCGGAAGCGGTACTGCTCACCCTCACGGCCCGCAGCTAA
- a CDS encoding ABC transporter ATP-binding protein: MSKQTSFFTSVGRLYPHVRPILPRLFMGLLCALLASIVALTIPQVLRVLVNNSLQPGGDPGAVWIAAVVILALGVAEAGLVALRRQFVINPATTVETRMRVSLYGHLQQLTVSFHDRWGSGQLLSRAMTDLSFLRRWMAFGAIMLVVTTLTVIIGVGVMFSMSWQLALIFLGAAVPIMVNSFRFRRRFSLVTRLSQDQAGDLATTVEESVHGIRVLKAFGRSREALENFNGQAEELRQTEIAKAKQQAGFTLVVTLLPELALGVGLVVGIMLAATGQLSIGSLVAFFATAAVVATPVEFSGMLLAMALTAKTALDRHFEVMDTENTITSPAQPAVPETVKGALRFEHAGFGFDDGGTLLHDVTLDIRPGETMALVGITGSGKSALLQLVPRLYDVTEGAVSIDGVDVRDYDIEELRRIVAVAFEDTTLFSSSVRDNVLLGAPEPSDAALDQALDVAQAQFAYSLPEGVDTLIGEEGLSLSGGQRQRIALARAIAAKPKVLVLDDPLSALDVNTEERVEAHLREVLHKTTTLIVAHRPSTVALADRVALLENGTITAVGTHTELLAENPHYRYVIASLDTGPRDLDSELDELEDAQEARR; this comes from the coding sequence ATGTCCAAACAAACGTCATTCTTCACATCCGTCGGCCGCCTGTACCCTCATGTACGGCCCATCCTCCCCCGGCTTTTCATGGGCCTCCTCTGCGCCCTGCTCGCCAGCATCGTCGCGCTGACCATCCCGCAAGTGTTGCGTGTTTTGGTCAACAACTCGCTGCAACCCGGCGGTGACCCAGGCGCCGTCTGGATTGCCGCCGTCGTGATTCTTGCGCTTGGTGTGGCTGAGGCCGGACTTGTGGCCTTGAGGCGGCAGTTCGTTATCAACCCGGCCACCACGGTTGAGACCAGGATGCGCGTATCGCTGTATGGTCACCTCCAGCAACTCACAGTGTCTTTCCATGACCGCTGGGGTTCCGGGCAGTTGCTGTCCCGGGCCATGACGGACCTGAGCTTTTTGCGCCGCTGGATGGCGTTCGGGGCAATCATGCTGGTGGTCACCACGTTGACGGTGATCATTGGCGTCGGAGTTATGTTCTCCATGAGTTGGCAGTTGGCGCTGATCTTCCTTGGCGCGGCGGTGCCGATCATGGTCAACTCCTTCCGCTTCCGCCGCCGCTTCAGCCTGGTCACGCGCCTCAGCCAGGACCAGGCGGGCGACCTCGCCACCACCGTGGAAGAGTCCGTCCATGGCATTCGCGTCTTGAAAGCATTCGGCCGCAGCCGCGAAGCGCTGGAGAATTTCAACGGCCAGGCAGAAGAGCTGCGGCAGACCGAAATCGCCAAGGCCAAGCAGCAAGCCGGTTTCACGCTGGTGGTCACGTTGCTGCCTGAGCTGGCGCTGGGCGTCGGCCTGGTGGTAGGCATCATGCTCGCGGCCACCGGCCAGCTGAGTATCGGTTCGCTCGTTGCGTTCTTCGCGACTGCTGCCGTCGTGGCTACTCCCGTGGAATTTTCGGGCATGCTCCTGGCCATGGCGCTCACTGCCAAGACTGCGCTGGACCGACACTTCGAAGTCATGGATACCGAGAACACCATCACCTCGCCGGCCCAGCCCGCAGTGCCGGAGACCGTGAAGGGCGCCCTCCGCTTTGAGCATGCGGGCTTCGGATTCGACGACGGCGGGACGCTCCTGCACGACGTCACCCTGGACATTCGGCCGGGCGAAACAATGGCGCTAGTGGGCATTACCGGCAGTGGCAAGAGCGCCTTACTCCAACTGGTGCCGCGTCTATACGACGTCACGGAGGGCGCCGTGAGCATCGATGGCGTCGACGTCCGCGATTACGACATTGAGGAACTCCGCCGGATCGTGGCGGTCGCTTTCGAGGACACCACACTGTTCTCCAGCTCAGTACGGGACAACGTCCTGCTCGGCGCCCCTGAGCCCAGCGACGCAGCGCTTGACCAGGCTTTGGACGTAGCACAGGCCCAGTTCGCCTACTCCCTGCCAGAGGGCGTGGACACCCTGATTGGCGAGGAAGGCTTGAGCCTGTCCGGTGGCCAGCGGCAGCGCATCGCCCTCGCCCGGGCCATCGCCGCGAAGCCGAAAGTCCTGGTCCTGGACGATCCCCTCTCCGCGCTGGACGTGAACACCGAAGAGCGCGTGGAAGCCCATCTGCGTGAGGTCCTGCACAAGACGACCACGCTGATCGTCGCGCACCGTCCTTCCACGGTGGCATTGGCGGACCGGGTCGCCTTGCTCGAAAACGGAACCATCACCGCCGTCGGGACCCACACGGAACTGTTGGCTGAAAACCCACATTACCGTTACGTCATCGCAAGCCTGGATACGGGTCCGAGGGACCTGGACAGTGAACTGGACGAGCTCGAAGACGCCCAGGAGGCCCGCCGGTGA
- a CDS encoding ABC transporter ATP-binding protein, whose protein sequence is MSATTFGTANEDNTLLTKADSKAVRRRSLTLLASLIRPVRLRFWVTIVMVVVSQLTRVAGPALIAFGIDAALPALQAGDNGPLVLAGALYLAAAVATAAMTALYVTSTAQLSQAMLLDLRVRVFRHTQRLSLEFHEKYTSGRIIARQTSDLEALRELLDSGVSSLASGMLFMLFTAFTVFALDWRSGLIMLAAGVPMFLLARWYQKHSQIAFRESRVVSARLIVHFVETMTGIRAVKAFRKERENADRYGALAEDYRKNTVRSINLNGIFQPGLVLIGNVCVAAVLLFGGFRVLSGDLAVGVLLALILSTKRFFQPVDQMAMFYNSFQSAQAALEKVSGLLEEVPTVRPPKNPVPLKSSRGEIDFRGVQFGYSDGKVVVPKLDLHIPAGQTVALVGQTGAGKSTLAKLVARFYDVTSGAITLDGVDLRDLATTDLRRAVVMVTQEAFLFSGSVAENIALGRPEASREEVEAAAKAVGAHEFIMSLPEGYDTDVNKRGGRVSSGQRQLIGFARAFLAAPAVLILDEATSSLDIPSERMVQAGLAHLLEGVAGQNAARTAIIIAHRLSTVETADRVLVVHDGRIVEDGTPAELIAGGGQFARLHGAWRDSLV, encoded by the coding sequence GTGAGCGCCACAACTTTTGGAACTGCCAACGAGGACAACACGCTCCTGACCAAAGCGGACAGCAAAGCAGTACGACGCCGGTCGCTGACCTTGCTTGCCTCGCTGATCCGCCCGGTGCGGCTGCGTTTCTGGGTGACAATCGTGATGGTGGTGGTTTCGCAGCTCACCCGGGTGGCGGGGCCAGCCCTGATCGCCTTTGGCATCGACGCCGCGTTGCCCGCTTTGCAAGCCGGTGACAACGGCCCGCTTGTACTCGCCGGTGCGTTGTACTTGGCCGCAGCGGTCGCCACGGCCGCAATGACAGCCCTGTATGTAACGTCCACGGCCCAACTGAGCCAGGCCATGCTGTTGGACCTCCGGGTCCGCGTGTTCAGGCACACCCAGCGGTTGAGCCTGGAATTCCATGAGAAGTACACGTCCGGCCGCATCATCGCCCGTCAAACCTCGGATCTTGAGGCGCTCCGGGAATTGTTGGACTCCGGTGTGAGCTCCCTGGCGTCGGGCATGCTGTTTATGCTCTTCACTGCCTTCACGGTGTTTGCCTTGGACTGGCGCAGTGGATTGATCATGCTTGCGGCGGGTGTGCCCATGTTCTTGCTCGCGCGCTGGTACCAAAAGCATTCACAGATCGCGTTCCGGGAATCCCGGGTTGTTTCAGCGCGGTTGATCGTACACTTCGTGGAGACCATGACCGGCATCCGTGCAGTGAAGGCCTTCCGCAAGGAGCGCGAGAACGCTGACCGCTATGGTGCGTTGGCTGAGGACTACCGCAAGAACACCGTCCGCTCCATCAACCTCAACGGCATCTTCCAGCCTGGACTGGTGCTGATCGGCAACGTGTGTGTGGCGGCGGTCCTGTTGTTCGGCGGGTTCAGGGTGCTCAGCGGTGACCTCGCCGTAGGCGTCCTTCTGGCCCTCATCCTCTCCACCAAGCGCTTCTTCCAGCCGGTGGACCAGATGGCCATGTTCTACAACTCCTTCCAGAGCGCACAGGCGGCACTGGAAAAAGTATCCGGGCTCCTGGAGGAAGTGCCCACCGTCCGGCCGCCAAAGAATCCTGTCCCGCTGAAGAGTTCGCGCGGCGAGATCGACTTCAGAGGCGTGCAGTTCGGGTACAGCGATGGCAAGGTGGTTGTGCCCAAACTGGACCTGCACATTCCGGCTGGCCAAACTGTTGCCTTGGTTGGACAGACGGGCGCCGGTAAATCCACCTTGGCCAAACTCGTTGCGCGCTTCTACGACGTCACGTCCGGCGCCATCACTTTGGACGGCGTTGACCTCCGCGACCTTGCTACTACCGACCTTCGCCGGGCAGTGGTCATGGTGACGCAGGAAGCCTTCCTTTTCAGCGGCTCCGTGGCTGAGAACATTGCGCTGGGCCGGCCCGAAGCTTCGCGTGAAGAAGTGGAGGCTGCGGCTAAAGCAGTGGGCGCGCATGAATTCATCATGAGTTTGCCCGAGGGATATGACACGGATGTCAATAAGCGCGGAGGGCGCGTCTCATCGGGCCAGCGCCAACTGATCGGATTCGCCCGGGCTTTCCTCGCCGCGCCTGCTGTCCTGATCCTGGATGAAGCAACATCCTCCCTGGATATTCCTTCCGAACGGATGGTTCAGGCAGGGCTCGCCCACCTTCTGGAGGGTGTCGCTGGCCAGAACGCTGCCCGCACCGCCATCATCATTGCCCACCGTCTCTCCACTGTGGAGACGGCAGACAGGGTACTGGTGGTCCACGATGGACGGATTGTTGAGGACGGAACACCGGCGGAACTGATAGCTGGTGGCGGCCAGTTTGCCCGGCTCCACGGGGCATGGCGGGACTCGCTCGTGTGA